The Candidatus Minimicrobia sp. QA0096 DNA segment GGTCGTTTGATGCAGGGTCGCCGTTACAACGAAGGCTTACATCAGGCAATTGAGGCTAAAGAAGGCGTTCCTGTGCTGGAAGAGAGCATGACTCTAGCGACAATTTCCTTCCAGAATTACTTCCGTTTGTATAATAAATTGAGCGGTATGACAGGTACGGCATTTACCGAAGCTGAAGAGTTTCAGCAAATTTATTCACTTGATGTTATTCAAATTCCACCGAACAAACCAGTTATTCGCGAAGATAAAGAGGACTTAATTTTCAAGACTGAAAAGGCCAAACTGAAAGCCGTCGCTGAGGCGATTAAGGATTACCACAAGCAAGGTCGTCCTGTTTTGGTTGGCTCTGGGTCTATTGAAAAGAATGAGCAAATTGCCAAATATTTGGAAAAAGAAGGCATTAAGTTTGAGATTCTGAACGCCAAGAACAATGAGCGTGAGGCTGCGATTGTGGCGAAAGCCGGCGAAAAAGGTGCGATTACTTTGGCTACGAATATTGCTGGTCGTGGTACCGACATTAAGCTTGGCGAGGGTGTTAAGGAACTTGGTGGCTTGGTTGTTGTCGGTTCAGAGCGACATGAATCACGCCGAATTGACAATCAGTTGCGTGGTCGTGGCGGACGCCAGGGCGATCCAGGTGAGACTCAGTTTTATGTTTCAACCGAAGATGATTTGATGCGAATTTTCCAGGGCGAGCGAATTGCGTCGTTGATGGATAGGCTGGGCGTTGATGATGACACGCCAATCAGAACTCGCGCCGTATCGAAAACATTGGAAGCGGCACAGAAGCGAGTTGAAGGCTATAACTTTGATACGCGCAAAAATGTTGTTCAATACGACAATGTGATCAACCGTCATCGTCGCGTCGTTTATGTTATGCGACGTAGGATTTTGGAAGGCGATAATATTAAGCCGGAAATTGAGCGATTATTGCGAGCTAAAGTTCACGAATTGACAACTCTTCCATCAAAGAATAATCCAAAGTTTGTCGAGGATTTCTCGGTTATTTTCCCGGTTGATAAGGAAAAAATTGAAAAGGTTGGCAAGGAAAAGAAAGATCGTCTGCGCTATGAGAAGGCGCTGGAGCTGGCTGAAGAAGCTTACGCAGAGAAAGAGCGTGAGATTGGCGCTGATGATTTGCGTGGAGTTGAGCGCGAAGTTTACATGGCGGTGTTGGATACATTGTGGATGCAACATTTGGAAAATATGCAACATTTGCGCGAGGGAATTCACTGGCGAAGTGTTGGACAGCGTGATCCTTTGGTGGAATATCGATCAGAATCCCAGAAGTTGTTTGAGAGTTTGCAGGCTAATCTTCGCGATGAAGTTTTGACGACGATATTTAATATTCATAAAGCCGACGCTACATTTCGTCAATCTCAAGACGACGAATATGACACTGAACTAACTCGTCTGGCGGAAAATGCTGTTGAGCGTGGCGTTAATGAAATTGGTTCAGGTGAAGAAAATCGTGACGATGACTTCTCTGTGAAAAAGGGCAAGACCAGCGCGGAATCAAATCGTGTGAAAAATCAAGCTCGAAAGAAGAAGAAGGCTCAGCGACAGAATCGTAAGAAAAATCGTAAATAATCAGAGAATTAGGCAATGAAACATACAGTTGAGGAAATTAGACTGAAGAATGGTGCGCGCGGCTTGTTGATTGACGTTCCAGACGCTACGGTAATGAGTTTTCAGGTGCAATTCAGGGCAGGAAATCGCTACGTTCTGAATAAAGACATTTACGAAACGGCTCACATTATGGAGCATATGGCGTTCGGCGCGAACGAAAAGTTCCGTTCGGAGCATAATTATGAGCAGGAATTTACCAAGAATGGCGCTTATCACAACGCCTACACTTCTGACTATTCAATGGTTTATGAAGCGATTTGTGCGGATTTTGAGTGGGACAGGATTTTGGAGCTTCAGAGGCTGGCTATTACAACGCCGCGATTCAACGCCGATGAGCTTGAGGCGGAAAAGGGCAATGTTCGCTCTGAACTAACTGGTTATCTCAACAATCACAACCGCGTGATGTGGCCGCGCATTCAGCAAGCGCTGGGTGAAGATATTTTGACGTATAATCAGCGCCTAAAAACAATTGCTAATATTGAATTGAAGGATATTAAAAATCATCACAAGCGAACGCATACTTTGAAGAATATGCGGTTTGTGGTGGCTGGAAAAATGGCTGGACGAAAAGCGGCAATTAAAGAACACCTTGAAGGCTGGCAATTAGAAACGGGTGAGCGATTTGTGATTCCGCGTGATGAACCGCGCAGAGCTAACCCTGTTTTAGTCAGACGAAAAGAGGCGACGAATTTGACGTTTGGCTGGTCGATGATGATTCCACGTGAACTAAGCGATGAAGAAGTTACTGCCATGAATGCATTGAATCATATTTTAACTGGCACGATGAGCTCAAGGATTTTTGGTTCGGCTCGTAAAAAAGGCTTGGCGTATAGTATTTTTAGCGATACATCGATTGGTTTTTATGATTCGGCTTGGGATTTTGGCGGACAAGTAAATGTCGAAACTGCAGAAAAACTCTTTGATATTATCGTGAGAGAGTTGAAGAAAGTTTTGGCTGGATCTATTTCTGAAGAAGATTTGGAAAGCGTGAAGTCGTATTCGTTGGGTCGTTATCAAATGGGCGCTCAAACTGTCGGACAAGTCAGCAATTTTTACGTAGGACGATATTTTGCTGATGATTTTGTGAGAGATTATGCCGCCGTTCCAGACTCTATTTTGGCGGTAACTCCTGATCAGTTGATTGAAACGGCTCGTCAATTTTTTGCATCCAACACGTGGACGTTGGCGGCAGTTACTTCGGAAGAAAAAGAGCTATTAACAAAGCTGTACGATAAGCTCGACAAGCTGTTTTAGGGTGTAATCGTAAATTGCCCGTGATATAATCAGGTTATGAAAATTGTCATTGCTGGTTTTGGTGTTGAAGGTCAATCTAATTTGCGGTATTTTCGAGAGAAATTTCCGGAAGCTGATTTTTTGGTGGCGGACGAGCGTGAAAAAGTAGATAATTTGTCGGAAAATGTAGCTTATCAGACGGGATTTTCGGGGCTGGAGAACGCGGATTTAATCGTTAGGTCGCCAAGTCTTCCGCCAAAAAAGATAAAGACTAGCGGTCGAATTTGGTCGGCGACAAATGAGTTTTTTGCCAATTGCCCAGCGACTATAATTGGCGTGACTGGCACAAAAGGCAAGGGGACGACGTGTAGCTTTATCTCGTCGATTTTGCGCGCGACAGGTAAAACCGTGCATTTGGTGGGGAATATTGGCGTGCCAGCTTTGGATATTTTGCCAAAAATTGAGAAAAATGACATTGTCGTTTACGAATTGTCCAGTTTTCAATTGTGGGATTTGCAGAAATCTCCGCACGTTGCCGTGGTGCTGATGATTGAACCTGATCACTTGAATGTTCACGCTGATTTTAATGATTATTTGGCGGCAAAAGCAAATATTGCCAAGTTTCAAACCGCTGACGATTATGTTGTCTATAATTCTCAAAATGAGTTTAGTTCGTCGATTGCAGATGCGAGTTCGGCGCAGAAAAAGGAATATCCATTTGTTCTCTCGGACGATATAACTTCTGCGATTCGCCTGCCGGGGAGGCATAATGTCGACAATGCGTGCGCGGCGATAGCGGCGGTGAAATCGATTTTGCCAAACGTGTCGGATGATGAGATAAAGAAGGGGCTTAGTGAGTTTACGGGGCTACCGCATCGATTGAAGTTTGTTGCTGAAAAATACGGCGTGAAATATTACGATGACAGCATTTCGACAACTCCGGGCAGTGCGATTGCGGCATTAAAAGCTTTTGCGGAGCCGAAAATTTTGATTTTGGGCGGCTCGGATAAAGGCGCGGATTATTCTGAATTAGCGAAAGAAATTGCCAGACAAAACGTGCGATCGATAATTATCAATGGCGCTAACGCTGATGAAATTAGGGAAGTTTTAAGGGAAGAAAAAATTGATTGCGAAATTGTCCAATTAGATATGGCGACAATGAAAGAAGTTGCCA contains these protein-coding regions:
- a CDS encoding preprotein translocase subunit SecA, translated to MAITQQKALSKIFGDPQKKILKRLRKQVDVINGLNDKYEKMSDKELRAQTDELKKRLSKKNVTLDTILPDAFAVAREAAKRVIGERPYDVQLIGGMVLHEGNVAEMKTGEGKTLVATLPTYLNALEGKGVHVVTVNDYLAQRDAGWMGQVYDFLGLTTGVIINEASFVYDKDYDNDHHDDPRMRKLRPVSRKEAYAADITYGTNNEFGFDYLRDNMVNDVDLLRQRELNFAIVDEVDSILIDEARTPLIISAPAAENPDNYYTFAKIAAKLVPEDYVLDEKRRSVALTDEGVEKVQKLLGIKNLYTPDHVRSVYHMDQALRAQTLFKRDKDYVVTNDGEVIIVDEHTGRLMQGRRYNEGLHQAIEAKEGVPVLEESMTLATISFQNYFRLYNKLSGMTGTAFTEAEEFQQIYSLDVIQIPPNKPVIREDKEDLIFKTEKAKLKAVAEAIKDYHKQGRPVLVGSGSIEKNEQIAKYLEKEGIKFEILNAKNNEREAAIVAKAGEKGAITLATNIAGRGTDIKLGEGVKELGGLVVVGSERHESRRIDNQLRGRGGRQGDPGETQFYVSTEDDLMRIFQGERIASLMDRLGVDDDTPIRTRAVSKTLEAAQKRVEGYNFDTRKNVVQYDNVINRHRRVVYVMRRRILEGDNIKPEIERLLRAKVHELTTLPSKNNPKFVEDFSVIFPVDKEKIEKVGKEKKDRLRYEKALELAEEAYAEKEREIGADDLRGVEREVYMAVLDTLWMQHLENMQHLREGIHWRSVGQRDPLVEYRSESQKLFESLQANLRDEVLTTIFNIHKADATFRQSQDDEYDTELTRLAENAVERGVNEIGSGEENRDDDFSVKKGKTSAESNRVKNQARKKKKAQRQNRKKNRK
- a CDS encoding M16 family metallopeptidase, with the translated sequence MKHTVEEIRLKNGARGLLIDVPDATVMSFQVQFRAGNRYVLNKDIYETAHIMEHMAFGANEKFRSEHNYEQEFTKNGAYHNAYTSDYSMVYEAICADFEWDRILELQRLAITTPRFNADELEAEKGNVRSELTGYLNNHNRVMWPRIQQALGEDILTYNQRLKTIANIELKDIKNHHKRTHTLKNMRFVVAGKMAGRKAAIKEHLEGWQLETGERFVIPRDEPRRANPVLVRRKEATNLTFGWSMMIPRELSDEEVTAMNALNHILTGTMSSRIFGSARKKGLAYSIFSDTSIGFYDSAWDFGGQVNVETAEKLFDIIVRELKKVLAGSISEEDLESVKSYSLGRYQMGAQTVGQVSNFYVGRYFADDFVRDYAAVPDSILAVTPDQLIETARQFFASNTWTLAAVTSEEKELLTKLYDKLDKLF
- the murD gene encoding UDP-N-acetylmuramoyl-L-alanine--D-glutamate ligase → MKIVIAGFGVEGQSNLRYFREKFPEADFLVADEREKVDNLSENVAYQTGFSGLENADLIVRSPSLPPKKIKTSGRIWSATNEFFANCPATIIGVTGTKGKGTTCSFISSILRATGKTVHLVGNIGVPALDILPKIEKNDIVVYELSSFQLWDLQKSPHVAVVLMIEPDHLNVHADFNDYLAAKANIAKFQTADDYVVYNSQNEFSSSIADASSAQKKEYPFVLSDDITSAIRLPGRHNVDNACAAIAAVKSILPNVSDDEIKKGLSEFTGLPHRLKFVAEKYGVKYYDDSISTTPGSAIAALKAFAEPKILILGGSDKGADYSELAKEIARQNVRSIIINGANADEIREVLREEKIDCEIVQLDMATMKEVAKSAKNKAQSGDVVILSPAAASFDMFKSYSDRGEQFVAAVEEL